From a region of the Methanoculleus receptaculi genome:
- a CDS encoding S8 family serine peptidase, which translates to MVAVRVILHLILLSLLLVGAASAAPLTGEAQHVIIVMKEQAPASAGPAELAAFADQSQGDVIATLDKMGAADVTPLWSVNAVAATLSPEEVQKIAARSDVAMVVPDRIVTIDADTPSEKGERGINFYKPAGETIDYINPPPMDSEDIAWGVDWIEAPEVWENGFNGTGVTVAVVDTGIYADHPDLAGKVVDWDDLVNDLTEPYDDHGHGTHCAGTIAGTGASGTKTGVAPGARLIGIKVFDSNGRANSSTVIRGFERAVELGADVISYSGGSIGFYVDGDYLAIDSGLEIEIPVENWNDGFDPGFICLEVEAPLYSALNVTLETPGGTVYPGVDCDWWTTPVPDYVGMVKYIGDEPLEPGNWTLRIENPSLNASDHVWWSGSVDYLNNTLTREFNLTGVESATFQITSWYDIEEGWDNGYVEVCNPQTEEWDTLLTFTGVGQGVSTADLTPYCGGVIELRLRYETDYSVAWYGWYVDEMAIPEIGYYDDAEDEGEEDEGEWISYGWSCIPEEYPVYFSVTTCYADNGTSLQSQAVNRIVDLNGTVVVTSAGNDGDYGLRTIGAPAAAEKAIAVGAIDESIDYIAAYSSRGPVGWGENQRIKPDLVAPGSYVVSTDRRGGYATMSGTSMACPHVSGVVALMLDVNSSLTPAEIRSVLQRTAIDLGRTGPDTDYGAGRVSAWAAVDNITPLQPPVYDQPGLYAGCAYTYLKPGVENNITAIAWDDGPVADEEIWFRVTNSTATVLNITVMTDENGLAIASFVPVGGGYISYQYNVSDTHGNVVSADIYTYDGYRSPLKAFDTPDKEYRVPVNATATVSYTLVNPATMAPYTGDVVMQIGSYSQTFIPVNGTISADITREMLGEDRYGSPVYLYPADNMSEEAEVGAGWIDFIDYAETVTEVAPYMISAKPGGNATFVVKMYESLGGAPVADSTHSVSVVWLREAEVKSLAAQFPEETARLRGGEAGGFSPEFMEEISNLQESMEQVTFTTTNGIGKLSIPVPEDAYVGMVVQEVQEYGSGYYETVAIILVNLDPFMHHASVPEATHDRWLSIGGSWNSTYNETTKRFDPGDAIDVDCYLEDGDTGAPLAGTVYLYTSDGCTVVTTGTDGYGSVTIPVAARFPGDFEYYNQVQVVGLSGDAYGWTSLSPEGPIVLLIGEYVGWSLVASSTVTNADGEIVPMPGIFEVNRQIGGMHHYYSTGATTLASQYTTGGGSYAGAVTYGSYAITHYMKELASQGSWTWISIYTAATPLSIVTPPEQYYDTPGSKSIEVRMENGEAGIPVYLAWEIYPIYGGGSIYGHSGGSSIQETDANGRATLTLNVPENAEVYWEIGGGTPDLVFTTRSGYSLQMTAPHVKGDFNGNGRVDIGDVARVAWMALGLTDVNMEADFNGDGKVDAADAAKIAYYYVGKITSL; encoded by the coding sequence TGCCGGACCGGATTGTCACCATCGATGCCGACACCCCTTCGGAGAAGGGTGAGCGTGGCATTAACTTCTACAAACCGGCGGGCGAGACGATCGATTACATCAACCCTCCGCCGATGGACTCAGAGGATATCGCCTGGGGCGTGGACTGGATCGAGGCGCCCGAGGTCTGGGAGAACGGGTTTAACGGCACAGGGGTGACCGTGGCCGTTGTGGACACCGGGATCTATGCCGATCACCCCGACCTCGCCGGCAAGGTTGTCGACTGGGATGACCTTGTAAACGACCTTACAGAGCCCTACGACGATCACGGCCATGGCACCCACTGTGCCGGGACGATCGCCGGGACGGGTGCATCCGGGACAAAGACCGGGGTTGCACCAGGAGCTCGCCTGATCGGTATCAAGGTCTTCGACTCGAATGGGCGTGCGAACTCCTCTACCGTCATCCGCGGTTTTGAGCGCGCCGTGGAACTTGGGGCGGATGTTATATCCTACAGCGGTGGGAGCATCGGGTTTTATGTGGATGGGGATTACCTGGCCATCGACTCCGGCCTCGAGATTGAGATCCCTGTTGAAAATTGGAATGATGGTTTCGACCCCGGCTTCATCTGCCTTGAGGTGGAGGCGCCGCTTTATTCCGCGCTGAATGTCACCCTGGAGACGCCCGGTGGAACGGTCTACCCGGGTGTGGACTGCGACTGGTGGACTACTCCGGTGCCCGATTATGTGGGGATGGTGAAGTACATCGGGGATGAACCCCTCGAGCCGGGCAACTGGACGCTCCGCATAGAGAACCCTTCGCTCAACGCAAGCGACCATGTATGGTGGTCGGGATCCGTTGATTACCTTAATAACACCCTGACGCGGGAGTTCAACCTGACGGGGGTGGAATCGGCCACCTTCCAGATCACCTCCTGGTATGACATCGAGGAGGGCTGGGATAACGGTTATGTTGAGGTTTGCAACCCACAGACTGAAGAGTGGGATACTCTCCTCACCTTTACAGGTGTGGGGCAGGGCGTTTCGACCGCCGATCTGACACCATACTGCGGCGGGGTGATCGAGTTACGCCTCCGCTACGAGACTGATTATAGCGTTGCCTGGTATGGCTGGTATGTCGACGAGATGGCGATCCCCGAGATCGGGTATTACGACGATGCAGAGGATGAGGGTGAAGAGGATGAGGGTGAGTGGATTTCCTACGGCTGGAGCTGCATCCCCGAGGAGTACCCAGTCTATTTCAGCGTCACCACCTGTTATGCGGATAACGGAACGTCTCTTCAGTCGCAGGCTGTGAACCGGATAGTCGATCTGAACGGCACAGTGGTGGTAACCTCAGCCGGGAATGATGGAGATTACGGGCTTCGCACCATCGGCGCTCCCGCCGCCGCGGAGAAGGCAATCGCCGTCGGAGCGATTGATGAGTCTATTGACTATATAGCGGCGTACAGCAGCCGCGGCCCTGTGGGATGGGGCGAAAACCAGAGGATAAAGCCGGATCTGGTCGCTCCTGGATCGTATGTTGTATCGACAGACCGTAGGGGCGGTTACGCGACGATGTCCGGCACCTCCATGGCCTGTCCCCATGTCTCGGGGGTGGTTGCCCTGATGCTCGATGTGAACAGTTCGCTTACCCCCGCCGAGATCAGATCAGTTCTCCAGCGGACGGCGATCGACCTCGGCCGGACCGGTCCTGACACCGACTACGGTGCCGGCCGGGTGAGCGCCTGGGCGGCGGTGGACAACATCACCCCGCTCCAGCCTCCGGTGTATGATCAGCCCGGGCTGTACGCCGGATGCGCATACACATACCTCAAGCCCGGCGTTGAGAACAACATCACCGCGATCGCCTGGGATGATGGGCCCGTTGCCGATGAGGAGATCTGGTTTAGAGTAACAAATTCCACCGCCACCGTGCTGAACATCACCGTGATGACGGATGAGAACGGGCTGGCCATCGCCTCGTTCGTGCCTGTGGGAGGGGGTTACATCTCTTACCAGTACAACGTGAGCGATACACATGGTAATGTGGTTTCGGCTGATATATACACCTACGATGGCTACAGGAGTCCGTTAAAGGCTTTTGACACACCAGACAAAGAATATCGGGTGCCAGTCAACGCGACCGCCACAGTCAGTTACACGCTTGTGAACCCCGCCACCATGGCGCCCTACACCGGTGATGTGGTGATGCAGATCGGTTCCTACAGTCAGACATTCATCCCGGTGAACGGGACGATATCCGCGGATATAACACGGGAGATGCTTGGAGAGGATCGGTACGGGAGTCCTGTCTACCTCTATCCCGCGGATAACATGAGCGAAGAGGCGGAGGTCGGCGCGGGCTGGATCGATTTTATCGATTACGCTGAGACGGTCACCGAGGTCGCGCCATACATGATATCGGCAAAACCTGGCGGCAACGCGACATTCGTGGTCAAGATGTATGAATCTCTTGGCGGTGCCCCTGTGGCAGACAGCACCCATTCGGTGTCTGTTGTCTGGCTCCGTGAGGCTGAAGTGAAGTCGCTTGCTGCTCAATTCCCCGAAGAGACCGCAAGACTTCGCGGAGGCGAGGCCGGAGGTTTCAGTCCGGAGTTTATGGAGGAGATCAGCAACCTGCAGGAGTCGATGGAGCAGGTCACCTTCACGACCACAAACGGTATAGGGAAACTGAGCATCCCTGTTCCAGAGGATGCATACGTGGGGATGGTGGTACAGGAGGTACAGGAATATGGGTCTGGGTATTATGAGACCGTTGCAATAATCCTGGTCAACCTGGATCCGTTCATGCACCACGCCTCCGTCCCAGAGGCGACCCATGACCGGTGGCTCTCAATCGGGGGGTCATGGAACAGCACCTACAATGAGACCACAAAGCGGTTTGATCCGGGAGATGCGATCGACGTCGATTGTTACCTTGAGGACGGTGATACGGGTGCACCGCTGGCCGGGACGGTCTACCTCTACACATCTGATGGCTGCACGGTGGTGACCACCGGGACCGACGGTTACGGTTCGGTCACCATCCCTGTAGCGGCCCGGTTCCCGGGAGACTTTGAATATTACAACCAGGTCCAGGTGGTCGGCCTATCCGGCGATGCGTATGGATGGACCAGTCTCTCTCCCGAGGGGCCGATCGTCCTGCTGATCGGGGAGTACGTAGGCTGGAGCCTTGTGGCCTCGTCCACCGTCACGAACGCCGATGGTGAGATCGTCCCGATGCCCGGGATCTTCGAGGTTAACCGGCAGATAGGGGGAATGCATCATTATTACAGTACAGGCGCGACGACACTTGCCTCACAGTATACGACCGGCGGTGGTTCATATGCAGGTGCGGTTACCTACGGATCATACGCCATCACCCATTACATGAAGGAGTTAGCCTCACAGGGATCCTGGACATGGATATCGATCTATACCGCAGCAACCCCCCTCTCCATAGTGACACCGCCGGAGCAGTATTACGATACCCCCGGGTCAAAGAGCATCGAGGTTCGGATGGAGAACGGTGAGGCGGGTATACCTGTCTACCTGGCCTGGGAGATCTACCCGATCTATGGTGGAGGCTCCATTTATGGGCACTCCGGAGGTTCAAGTATTCAGGAGACCGATGCAAACGGGCGTGCAACTCTTACGTTGAATGTGCCGGAGAACGCGGAAGTCTACTGGGAGATCGGCGGCGGCACGCCTGACCTTGTCTTTACCACCCGTTCGGGCTACTCTCTCCAGATGACGGCGCCCCACGTGAAGGGCGACTTCAATGGGAACGGGCGCGTTGATATAGGGGATGTTGCACGGGTGGCCTGGATGGCCCTCGGGCTAACAGACGTGAACATGGAGGCGGACTTCAACGGCGACGGGAAGGTGGACGCCGCCGATGCAGCGAAGATCGCCTACTACTATGTGGGGAAGATCACCTCACTTTAA